GCGCCTCGACACCGGAGTATCGGCTGGAGGAGGCGATCGCCTGGTTTCGCGCCCGCGGCGTGCGGCGGATCGAGGCACTGGGCGAGCCGGAGAAGATGCAGCGCTCGGTGCCGGAGGGCTTCGCGCTGCCCGTGGCGCTGCGCGACGCCGTGCGCCGCGCTGAACGCGAACGCGGGGCGCCGGTGCAGCCGCGCAGCCGCGCCGCGCAGGCCTGGCGCGACACGGCGCTGTGAGGCCCGCTCAACGCAGGCGGCGCATGATCTTCGGCGTCAGCAGCCAGTCCAGCTCACCGGCGCCGGCGGCGGGCGGACCCTCGAAGCTGAGGCAGGCGGCGCCGCCCTTCTCGAAGGGCAGCGCGTAGCCCGCCTCTTCGCCGCCCAGCAGCCATGCCGCCAGCAGGCCGATGCCCGGCCGGTGACCGACGAGGGCCAGGCCGCGTTCTGATACCGGGTTCCTTTGCTGCTGGTCGACTTCCGCGTCGCCGGCGCCGGCGTAGAGCCGCGCGGTGCAGTCCTTCAGCACCTGCTCGAACTGCCCGCCGGGGCGCAGCGCCTCGCAGATGACGATCTCGCTCTCGCCGCGGCCGGCCGCGGTGCAGAGGATCGCCGCCGTCTGCGCCGCGCGCGGCAACGGGCTGGTGAGGATCGCTGCCGGCGGGTCGATCAGCTCCAGCAGCCCTTCCACCGCCCTTTCGAACTGCTTGCGCCCCTTCGGTGTGAGCGGGCGGTCGTCGTCGTTGGGAAAGTTCGGGTCGCCGTGCGCATAGGCGACGGCGTGACGCACG
The DNA window shown above is from Dehalococcoidia bacterium and carries:
- a CDS encoding histidine phosphatase family protein, giving the protein MKLYLVRHAVAYAHGDPNFPNDDDRPLTPKGRKQFERAVEGLLELIDPPAAILTSPLPRAAQTAAILCTAAGRGESEIVICEALRPGGQFEQVLKDCTARLYAGAGDAEVDQQQRNPVSERGLALVGHRPGIGLLAAWLLGGEEAGYALPFEKGGAACLSFEGPPAAGAGELDWLLTPKIMRRLR